The following proteins come from a genomic window of Ornithinimicrobium cryptoxanthini:
- the purU gene encoding formyltetrahydrofolate deformylase, with amino-acid sequence MTEVQQPRVEPGREFVLTVSCQDRRGVVHAVAGVMMQQQLTIIDSQQFGDPSTGEFHLRMHLRREGEPLARVELEAALAPTVQEFGMQWGLKDRSQQHRILVMVSRQGHVLNDLLFRTRTGLMNVEIPVIVSNHEDFRALAEWHGIPFHHVPVTSESKPGAEERLRELVAEHAIDTIVLARYMQVLSTGLCAQFPGRIINIHHSLLPSFKGAKPYTQAHDRGVKVIGATAHYVTADLDEGPIIEQDFRRVDHRMTPGQLASVGQELEAMALARAVRWHAEHRVVLRGRRTVVFD; translated from the coding sequence GTGACTGAAGTGCAGCAACCGAGGGTGGAACCCGGCCGGGAGTTCGTGCTGACCGTGTCGTGCCAGGACCGGCGCGGCGTGGTCCATGCTGTGGCCGGCGTCATGATGCAGCAGCAGCTGACCATCATCGACAGCCAGCAGTTCGGCGACCCCAGCACCGGCGAGTTCCACCTGCGGATGCACCTGCGGCGGGAGGGCGAGCCTCTGGCGCGGGTCGAGCTGGAGGCCGCGCTGGCCCCGACCGTGCAGGAGTTCGGGATGCAGTGGGGGCTGAAGGACCGCTCGCAGCAGCACCGGATCCTGGTGATGGTCAGCCGGCAGGGCCACGTCCTCAACGACCTGCTCTTCCGCACCCGCACCGGCCTGATGAACGTCGAGATCCCGGTCATCGTCTCCAACCACGAGGACTTCCGCGCCCTGGCCGAGTGGCACGGCATCCCGTTCCACCACGTGCCGGTCACCTCGGAGAGCAAGCCGGGGGCGGAGGAGCGGTTGCGTGAGCTGGTCGCTGAGCACGCGATCGACACCATCGTGCTGGCCCGCTACATGCAGGTGCTGTCCACGGGTCTGTGCGCGCAGTTCCCCGGGCGCATCATCAACATCCACCACTCGCTGCTGCCGAGCTTCAAGGGTGCCAAGCCCTACACCCAGGCGCACGATCGCGGCGTGAAGGTCATCGGTGCGACCGCGCACTATGTGACGGCCGACCTGGACGAGGGCCCGATCATCGAGCAGGACTTCCGCCGCGTCGACCACCGGATGACGCCGGGCCAGCTGGCCTCCGTCGGGCAGGAGCTCGAGGCGATGGCGCTCGCGCGGGCGGTGCGCTGGCACGCCGAGCACCGCGTCGTCCTGCGGGGACGCCGCACGGTCGTCTTCGACTGA
- a CDS encoding type II toxin-antitoxin system VapB family antitoxin has product MGLNIKNQRVHDLAREAARLTGKSQTAVIEEALERLLQERGADPEAAAVSRTIDAVRVIAAEYSHDPGIRDRVIHRVEDLYDDRAGMPR; this is encoded by the coding sequence ATGGGGCTCAACATCAAGAACCAACGGGTCCACGACCTGGCTCGTGAGGCCGCCCGGCTGACCGGCAAGAGCCAGACGGCGGTGATCGAGGAAGCTCTTGAGCGCCTGCTGCAGGAGCGAGGCGCTGACCCCGAGGCCGCCGCGGTGTCCAGGACCATTGATGCTGTGCGCGTCATCGCGGCGGAGTACTCCCACGATCCCGGGATCCGGGACCGTGTGATCCACCGCGTCGAGGACCTCTATGACGATCGCGCGGGGATGCCCCGGTGA
- a CDS encoding alcohol dehydrogenase catalytic domain-containing protein yields MRAVRFDAFGELPYVADVPLPQVPDGGVVVEVKATGLCRSDWHGWAGHDTDITSLPHTPGHEFAGLVQAVGTGVERVAVGQRVTFPFALGCGECASCRAGASHVCPHQWQPGVNGPGSFAQFVALPRADFNVVVLPDAVTFAVAAGLGCRFATAYRAVVDVGRVQTGESVAVLGCGGVGLSAVLVAVSRGARVIATDIDPAALTLAADLGATTLDASAGDAAEQIRGLSGGGVDVAIDALGSVGTARAATQALTVRGRHVQVGLLPPVVVDGRATVPMHTVIARELQVLGSHGMPVADYPRLLAEIADGRLAPEKLLGRTIGLEDAPAALAAMDTRPSAGVTIIEP; encoded by the coding sequence ATGCGAGCAGTGAGGTTCGACGCCTTCGGCGAGCTGCCGTATGTCGCAGACGTCCCGCTCCCGCAAGTTCCGGACGGCGGGGTGGTCGTCGAGGTGAAGGCGACGGGACTGTGCCGCTCGGACTGGCACGGCTGGGCGGGGCACGACACGGACATCACCTCGCTGCCGCACACGCCGGGGCACGAGTTCGCCGGCCTGGTCCAGGCGGTCGGCACGGGGGTCGAGCGGGTGGCCGTCGGGCAACGGGTGACCTTCCCGTTCGCCCTCGGCTGCGGGGAGTGCGCTTCCTGCAGGGCCGGCGCCTCCCACGTGTGCCCCCACCAGTGGCAGCCGGGGGTCAACGGCCCGGGCTCCTTCGCGCAGTTCGTGGCACTGCCCAGGGCGGACTTCAACGTAGTGGTGCTGCCGGATGCGGTGACCTTCGCCGTCGCCGCGGGCCTGGGGTGCCGGTTCGCGACGGCATACCGCGCGGTCGTGGACGTGGGTCGGGTGCAGACAGGAGAGTCGGTCGCGGTGCTCGGCTGCGGCGGGGTGGGGCTGTCGGCCGTGCTCGTCGCCGTGTCGCGGGGCGCCCGGGTGATCGCCACCGACATCGACCCTGCCGCGCTCACCCTGGCTGCCGACCTCGGCGCGACCACGCTGGACGCCTCCGCGGGAGACGCTGCCGAGCAGATCCGCGGGCTGAGCGGTGGCGGTGTGGACGTGGCCATCGACGCTCTCGGCAGTGTGGGGACCGCCCGGGCGGCGACCCAGGCCCTGACCGTGCGCGGGCGGCACGTGCAGGTCGGGCTGCTGCCTCCGGTCGTGGTCGACGGACGGGCCACGGTGCCGATGCACACCGTGATCGCCCGGGAGCTCCAGGTCCTGGGCAGCCACGGGATGCCGGTGGCCGACTATCCCCGGCTGCTGGCCGAGATCGCGGACGGCCGGCTCGCTCCGGAGAAGCTGCTCGGGCGCACGATCGGCCTGGAGGACGCGCCCGCGGCACTGGCCGCGATGGACACCCGGCCGTCGGCAGGCGTCACGATCATCGAGCCCTGA
- a CDS encoding type II toxin-antitoxin system VapC family toxin, whose product MAILQGEPGAEELTRAVAAAPCRMSAATWLEVGIVADQRSAAHGERLNQLIELLGIEIVPVTAQHGAVARQAYRRYGRGNHSGAALNFGDVFSYALSVVTGEPLLFVGDDFPHTDVAAAIAPR is encoded by the coding sequence ATGGCGATCCTCCAGGGTGAGCCGGGCGCCGAAGAACTGACCCGCGCGGTCGCCGCGGCGCCATGTCGCATGTCTGCTGCCACCTGGTTAGAGGTGGGGATCGTGGCAGACCAGCGATCCGCGGCGCACGGCGAGCGGCTCAACCAGTTGATCGAGCTTCTGGGCATCGAGATCGTCCCGGTGACCGCGCAGCATGGAGCCGTGGCCAGGCAGGCCTACCGGCGCTATGGCCGCGGCAACCACTCTGGTGCCGCACTGAACTTCGGGGACGTCTTCAGTTATGCCCTGTCGGTCGTCACCGGGGAACCGCTCCTCTTCGTGGGTGACGACTTCCCACACACGGACGTGGCAGCAGCCATTGCGCCCAGGTGA
- a CDS encoding glycine betaine ABC transporter substrate-binding protein, translating to MKHTSMIMRTGAITGLLALTLTACGSDGGDTEDDANAGDTAAEDTDDSAGDDTDESADAGGEEAAGGGEGGTITLGIIPSWTDGLSTAYLWKNVLEGEGYEVEITEIADAGLLYTGVANGDIDIYPSAWPEVTHASYMEEYGDQLEDLGAYYENAKLTFAVPEYTEISSIADLADNVDMFGGEIIGIEPGAGLTKATKESVMPTYGLDDYTLVESSTTAMLTELGSAIDNQEDIVVTLWRPFWANSEFPVKDLEDPEGALGEPETLNAIATAGFSEEFPEVAEMFGNFTLDDDAYGSLEDTVVNEYGGGQEAEAIEAWLEANPDFIGTLTS from the coding sequence ATGAAGCACACTTCGATGATCATGCGCACCGGGGCCATCACCGGCCTGCTCGCGCTGACCCTGACCGCCTGCGGCTCCGACGGTGGCGACACCGAGGACGACGCCAACGCCGGCGACACCGCAGCAGAGGACACCGACGACTCGGCTGGTGACGACACGGACGAGTCCGCCGACGCGGGTGGCGAGGAGGCCGCCGGCGGCGGTGAGGGAGGGACCATCACGCTGGGCATCATCCCGTCGTGGACAGACGGTCTCAGCACGGCATACCTGTGGAAGAACGTCCTCGAGGGCGAGGGCTACGAGGTCGAGATCACCGAGATCGCCGATGCCGGCCTGCTCTACACCGGCGTCGCCAACGGTGACATCGACATCTATCCCTCCGCCTGGCCCGAGGTCACGCACGCGTCCTACATGGAGGAGTACGGCGACCAGCTCGAGGACCTCGGCGCCTACTACGAGAACGCGAAGCTCACCTTCGCCGTGCCGGAATACACCGAGATCAGCTCCATTGCCGATCTCGCGGACAACGTCGACATGTTTGGCGGCGAGATCATCGGGATCGAGCCCGGCGCCGGTCTGACCAAGGCCACCAAGGAGTCGGTGATGCCGACCTACGGCCTCGATGACTACACCCTGGTCGAGTCGTCGACGACAGCGATGCTGACCGAGCTGGGCTCCGCGATCGACAATCAGGAGGACATCGTCGTCACGCTGTGGCGTCCGTTCTGGGCCAACAGCGAGTTCCCGGTCAAGGACCTGGAGGACCCCGAGGGTGCTCTCGGCGAGCCGGAGACGCTCAATGCGATCGCCACCGCCGGCTTCAGCGAGGAGTTCCCCGAGGTCGCGGAGATGTTTGGCAACTTCACGCTGGACGACGACGCCTACGGGTCCTTGGAGGACACGGTCGTCAATGAGTATGGCGGGGGTCAGGAAGCCGAGGCCATCGAGGCGTGGCTCGAGGCCAACCCCGACTTCATCGGCACTCTGACGAGCTGA
- a CDS encoding LamB/YcsF family protein has translation MTVDLNSDLGEGHGSWAMGDDDTLLSIVTSANVACGFHAGDPSIMRHVTAQAVANGVAIGAHVAYRDLTGFGRRFIDVDAPTLRDEVTYQMGALDAITRQAGGRVTYVKPHGGLYNAIVHHEEQARAVVAAVAAYDRSLVLMGLPGSVVLHLAEKEGLQVAHEAFADRAYTPEGTLVSRKEPGAVLHDAAQIAQRCIAMATGEPIKDINGDPLTLTPDSICVHGDTPGAVEIARQVRSALEQAGIELAPFARAKPDTARDA, from the coding sequence ATGACTGTTGACCTGAACTCCGACCTCGGCGAGGGCCACGGCAGTTGGGCGATGGGTGATGACGACACCTTGCTGTCCATCGTCACCAGCGCCAACGTCGCCTGTGGCTTCCACGCCGGAGACCCCTCGATCATGCGACACGTCACGGCCCAGGCCGTGGCCAACGGCGTGGCCATCGGGGCGCACGTGGCCTACCGAGACCTCACCGGTTTCGGCCGCCGCTTCATCGACGTCGACGCCCCCACGCTGCGGGACGAGGTGACCTACCAGATGGGCGCCCTGGATGCCATCACCCGGCAGGCTGGCGGGCGGGTGACCTACGTCAAGCCGCACGGCGGCCTCTACAACGCCATCGTCCACCACGAGGAGCAGGCCAGGGCCGTGGTTGCTGCCGTGGCGGCCTACGACCGGTCGTTGGTGCTGATGGGACTGCCGGGCTCGGTGGTCCTCCACCTCGCCGAGAAGGAGGGTCTGCAGGTCGCCCACGAGGCGTTCGCCGACCGGGCCTACACCCCCGAGGGCACCCTCGTCTCCCGCAAGGAGCCCGGTGCGGTGCTGCACGACGCCGCGCAGATCGCCCAGCGGTGCATCGCGATGGCTACGGGCGAGCCGATCAAGGACATCAACGGCGACCCGCTGACTCTGACGCCGGACTCGATCTGCGTGCACGGCGACACCCCCGGGGCCGTCGAGATCGCCCGACAGGTGCGCTCCGCCCTGGAGCAGGCCGGCATCGAGCTGGCGCCGTTCGCGCGGGCCAAGCCGGACACCGCACGGGACGCCTAG
- a CDS encoding 5-oxoprolinase subunit B family protein, with protein MRIRPSGSYGLLLEFDSLEEVLAQYAALQETELPVLDLVPAGRTILAIADRQTDLSTLAGLLSAVTPGEHAGHQGAAVEVPVRYDGEDLADAADLLGCSPQDLVRRHQEEEWTVAFCGFAPGFGYLAGSRFEWEVPRRSTPRTKVPAGALALAGEFTGVYPRESPGGWQLIGHALVNIFDLDRDPPALLVPGAAVRFVEQS; from the coding sequence ATGCGCATCCGGCCGAGCGGATCCTATGGCCTGCTCCTCGAGTTCGACTCCCTCGAGGAGGTGCTGGCGCAGTATGCCGCGCTGCAGGAGACCGAGCTGCCTGTCCTGGACCTGGTCCCGGCCGGGCGCACGATCCTGGCCATCGCCGACCGCCAGACCGACCTGTCCACACTGGCCGGGCTGCTGTCGGCCGTGACTCCCGGTGAGCACGCAGGTCACCAGGGCGCAGCGGTCGAGGTCCCGGTGCGCTATGACGGGGAGGACCTGGCCGACGCCGCGGACCTGCTGGGCTGCTCACCGCAGGACCTGGTGCGCCGGCACCAGGAGGAGGAGTGGACGGTGGCGTTCTGCGGGTTCGCGCCCGGTTTCGGTTATCTGGCGGGCAGCAGGTTCGAGTGGGAGGTGCCCCGGCGCTCGACCCCCCGCACCAAGGTGCCGGCCGGCGCCCTCGCGCTGGCGGGTGAGTTCACCGGGGTCTATCCGCGGGAGTCGCCGGGCGGGTGGCAGCTGATCGGCCACGCCCTGGTCAACATCTTCGACCTCGACCGCGACCCGCCGGCGCTGCTCGTGCCCGGCGCAGCAGTCCGCTTCGTGGAGCAGTCATGA
- a CDS encoding NRAMP family divalent metal transporter codes for MAERLSATTTQAPKPTATSRGTLLGAIFLMATSSIGPGFITQTATFTVQLGAAFAFAIVVSILVDIAVQTNVWRVIGVSGLRAQELGNASLPGLGYFMAGLLLVGGLVFNIGNVSGAGLGMNIMLDIDPKVGAVVLALLALGIFLSKKAGLAMDRVVVLLGALMILLTLYVAVTSGPPVGAALKNSVIPDEFSALAITTLIGGTIGGYIIYAGAHRLLDAGVSGPSRVRELTNSAVLGILVTGVMRVILFLAILGVVHAGTALDPDNLAASAFEAAAGNFGYRLFGVVFAAAALTSVIGCSYTTVTFLTSSKKTTPRLTGFLVAGFILLSLVLYLLIGTAPQTLLVFAGAFNGILLPVGIGVIMWVAWRRRDLLNGYDYPKWLAALGTAAWVLTIYLAINSIQPAIDLITG; via the coding sequence ATGGCGGAGCGACTCTCAGCAACAACGACGCAGGCCCCCAAGCCCACTGCGACCAGCAGGGGAACCCTCCTGGGCGCGATCTTCCTGATGGCCACCTCTTCCATCGGGCCCGGCTTCATCACCCAGACCGCGACTTTCACAGTCCAGCTGGGCGCCGCCTTCGCCTTCGCGATCGTCGTCTCGATCCTGGTCGACATCGCGGTCCAGACGAACGTCTGGCGCGTCATCGGTGTCTCCGGCCTGCGGGCTCAGGAGCTCGGCAACGCGAGCCTGCCCGGACTGGGCTACTTCATGGCCGGACTGCTGCTCGTGGGCGGCCTGGTCTTCAACATCGGCAACGTCTCTGGCGCGGGCCTGGGCATGAACATCATGCTCGACATCGACCCCAAGGTCGGCGCGGTCGTCCTGGCGCTCCTCGCACTCGGCATCTTCCTGTCCAAGAAGGCCGGCCTCGCGATGGACCGGGTCGTGGTCCTCCTCGGCGCCCTGATGATCCTGCTGACGCTGTATGTGGCGGTCACCTCCGGCCCGCCCGTCGGCGCCGCCCTGAAGAACTCCGTGATCCCTGACGAGTTCAGCGCGCTCGCGATCACCACGCTGATCGGTGGCACGATCGGCGGCTACATCATCTATGCCGGCGCGCACCGCCTGCTCGACGCCGGCGTCAGCGGGCCGAGCCGGGTCCGGGAGCTGACCAACAGCGCCGTCCTCGGCATCCTGGTCACCGGCGTGATGCGCGTGATCCTGTTCCTGGCGATCCTGGGCGTCGTCCACGCGGGCACCGCCCTGGACCCGGACAACCTGGCGGCCTCGGCCTTCGAGGCCGCGGCCGGCAACTTCGGCTACCGGCTGTTCGGCGTGGTCTTCGCCGCCGCAGCGCTCACCAGCGTCATCGGCTGCTCCTACACCACAGTCACGTTCTTGACCTCGAGCAAGAAGACGACCCCTCGGCTGACCGGCTTCCTGGTCGCCGGGTTCATCCTGCTGTCCCTCGTGCTCTATCTGCTGATCGGCACCGCTCCGCAGACGCTGCTGGTCTTCGCCGGCGCCTTCAACGGCATCCTGCTCCCCGTCGGCATCGGCGTCATCATGTGGGTAGCCTGGCGGCGACGCGACCTGCTCAACGGCTACGACTACCCCAAGTGGCTCGCCGCGCTCGGCACGGCGGCCTGGGTGCTGACGATCTATCTCGCGATCAACTCGATCCAGCCCGCGATCGACCTGATCACCGGTTGA
- a CDS encoding ABC transporter permease: protein MMLQTMDTVESGIPRIPVGQWIDTGFDWVKTNFREFFHLLADGIETAVEGLADLLAWPPALAVVIVLSLLAWLARDWKLGLGSLLSLGAVIGMDQWDNSMVTLALVVVATVVALVLAIPLGIAAARWDPLSAAIRPVMDLMQTMPAFVWLVPVVTLFSIGVPGALIATVIFALPPGVRLTELGIRQVDAEVVEAGHAFGGTPRQILRGIQFPLAMPTIMAGVNQVIMLALSMAVIAGLVGAGGLGGAVVSAIMTLNIGLGFEAGLSVVVLAIYLDRVTASVGGGGFSLLRRRGRNAGSVPEPATDEDVDLEGRKAMV, encoded by the coding sequence ATGATGCTGCAGACCATGGACACCGTCGAGTCGGGCATCCCCCGCATCCCCGTCGGTCAGTGGATCGACACCGGCTTCGACTGGGTCAAGACCAACTTCCGCGAGTTCTTCCACCTTCTGGCGGACGGCATCGAGACCGCGGTGGAAGGCCTGGCAGACCTCCTGGCGTGGCCGCCGGCGCTCGCCGTGGTGATCGTGCTGTCGCTGCTCGCCTGGCTCGCGCGCGACTGGAAGCTGGGGCTGGGGTCGTTGCTGAGCCTCGGTGCCGTCATCGGCATGGACCAGTGGGACAACTCCATGGTCACGCTGGCGCTGGTCGTCGTGGCCACGGTCGTCGCACTGGTGCTGGCGATCCCGCTGGGCATCGCCGCCGCCCGGTGGGACCCGCTGAGTGCAGCCATCCGGCCGGTCATGGACCTGATGCAGACCATGCCTGCCTTTGTGTGGCTGGTCCCGGTGGTCACCCTCTTCAGCATCGGGGTGCCCGGGGCCCTGATCGCCACCGTCATCTTCGCGCTGCCCCCAGGGGTGCGACTGACCGAGCTGGGCATCCGCCAGGTCGACGCCGAGGTCGTGGAGGCTGGTCACGCCTTCGGCGGCACGCCGCGACAGATCCTGCGCGGCATCCAGTTCCCCCTCGCCATGCCCACGATCATGGCCGGCGTCAACCAGGTCATCATGCTCGCGCTGTCGATGGCCGTGATCGCCGGCCTGGTCGGAGCCGGTGGCCTCGGCGGTGCAGTGGTCTCGGCGATCATGACGCTCAACATCGGGCTCGGCTTCGAGGCCGGTCTGTCGGTGGTCGTGCTCGCGATCTATCTGGACCGCGTCACCGCCTCCGTGGGCGGAGGGGGCTTCTCGCTCCTGCGCAGACGCGGGCGCAACGCCGGCAGCGTGCCAGAGCCGGCCACGGACGAGGACGTTGATCTCGAGGGACGAAAGGCGATGGTCTGA
- a CDS encoding biotin-dependent carboxyltransferase family protein, translating into MTSGPFTLRGLRVLAPGPLTTVQDFGRTGQASLGIGRSGACDRGAHRLANALVGNHPTLATLEVTLGGLTLEAISDVVVATSGARCAGAPHLAPFRLAAGEQLQLGTPAAGLRTYLAVRGGIDVDPVLGSRATDLLAGLGPKVLERGDVLPVGSTPRPLPGVDVAPVPEPAHERMTVRVAAGPRRDWFDDDAWVLFTSQTYSVTSQSNRVGVRLEGEALHRAREGELVSEGMLRGAVQVPPSGLPVLFLADHPVTGGYPVVAYVDDQDVDRCAQLRPGQELRFSAR; encoded by the coding sequence ATGACGTCGGGTCCGTTCACCCTGCGGGGCCTGCGGGTGCTCGCGCCCGGCCCGCTGACCACGGTGCAGGACTTCGGTCGCACGGGGCAGGCCTCGCTGGGCATCGGTCGCTCCGGCGCCTGCGACCGTGGTGCGCACCGGCTCGCCAACGCACTGGTGGGCAACCACCCGACTCTGGCCACCCTCGAGGTCACCCTCGGCGGGCTGACGCTCGAGGCGATCAGCGACGTCGTGGTGGCGACGTCCGGGGCCCGGTGTGCGGGAGCGCCCCACCTGGCACCGTTCCGGCTGGCCGCGGGCGAGCAGCTGCAGCTGGGCACCCCGGCTGCAGGGCTGCGCACCTATCTCGCGGTCCGCGGCGGCATCGACGTGGACCCGGTCCTCGGCTCGCGGGCGACCGACCTGCTTGCCGGCCTCGGCCCCAAAGTGCTCGAGCGCGGGGACGTGCTCCCTGTCGGCTCCACCCCCCGGCCGCTGCCCGGCGTCGATGTTGCGCCCGTGCCGGAGCCCGCCCACGAGCGGATGACCGTGCGGGTGGCTGCCGGCCCACGGCGCGACTGGTTCGACGATGATGCCTGGGTCCTGTTCACCTCTCAGACCTACTCCGTCACCAGCCAGTCCAACCGGGTCGGGGTGCGCCTCGAGGGCGAGGCACTCCACCGGGCCCGCGAGGGTGAGCTGGTCAGCGAGGGCATGCTGCGCGGGGCCGTCCAGGTCCCGCCCTCCGGGCTGCCCGTGCTCTTCCTCGCTGACCACCCGGTGACCGGCGGCTATCCGGTGGTCGCCTACGTCGACGACCAGGACGTGGACCGCTGCGCGCAGCTGCGTCCGGGCCAGGAGCTGCGCTTCAGCGCCCGTTGA
- a CDS encoding S66 family peptidase: protein MIRFPQPLSPGDRIGVTSPSSGVPKDLWPRLECATRWLHERGFEVVVGDCMDGDGSHVSAPAVERADELQRMLTDPTVRAVVPPWGGETAIDVLDLLDWDAIGQAEPTWLVGYSDLSTLMLPLTLRTGWATLHGANLMDTPYAAADGLLHWTEVAAAQGPLAQRQSGVFRTGAFDDWAADPSPTAYVLEGRGAWEVADGDELELSGRLVGGCIEVIGALTGTPFGDVPHFGRTYAEDGLIIYLEAAEGAAFEICRALHGMRLAGWFEHANAILIGRTNAPASGAFTQRDAVLDALEDLDIPIVFDVECGHVPPHLPLVNGALAHLTVTDHERSIVQDLGAGAVNGR from the coding sequence ATGATCCGCTTTCCCCAGCCCCTGAGCCCCGGTGACCGCATCGGCGTCACGAGCCCGTCGAGCGGTGTGCCGAAAGACCTCTGGCCCCGGCTGGAGTGTGCGACCCGGTGGCTGCACGAGCGCGGCTTCGAGGTTGTGGTGGGCGACTGCATGGACGGCGACGGCTCACACGTCAGTGCCCCAGCGGTCGAGCGCGCGGACGAGCTCCAACGGATGCTGACCGACCCGACGGTCCGGGCCGTCGTGCCACCGTGGGGCGGCGAGACCGCCATCGACGTGCTCGACCTGCTCGACTGGGACGCGATCGGGCAGGCCGAGCCCACGTGGCTGGTCGGTTACAGCGACCTGAGCACGCTGATGCTCCCGCTGACCCTGCGCACCGGCTGGGCCACGCTGCACGGCGCCAACCTGATGGACACGCCCTATGCCGCGGCTGACGGGCTGCTGCACTGGACCGAGGTCGCTGCGGCCCAGGGCCCGCTCGCCCAACGGCAGAGCGGGGTCTTCCGGACCGGCGCCTTCGACGACTGGGCAGCGGATCCCAGCCCCACGGCATACGTCCTGGAGGGCAGGGGGGCCTGGGAGGTGGCCGACGGCGACGAGCTCGAGCTCTCCGGCCGGTTGGTCGGTGGCTGCATCGAGGTCATCGGCGCCCTCACCGGCACCCCCTTTGGCGACGTGCCGCACTTTGGGAGGACGTATGCCGAGGACGGGTTGATCATCTATCTCGAGGCCGCGGAGGGTGCGGCTTTCGAGATCTGCCGGGCGCTGCACGGGATGCGGCTGGCGGGGTGGTTCGAGCATGCCAACGCGATCCTGATCGGGCGCACCAACGCGCCGGCGTCGGGGGCGTTCACCCAGCGCGACGCCGTGCTCGATGCCCTGGAGGACCTCGACATCCCGATCGTCTTCGACGTCGAGTGCGGTCATGTGCCACCGCACCTGCCGCTGGTCAACGGGGCCCTGGCGCACCTGACCGTCACGGACCACGAGCGGTCGATCGTGCAGGACCTGGGCGCAGGCGCCGTCAACGGGCGCTGA
- a CDS encoding SDR family NAD(P)-dependent oxidoreductase, with protein sequence MDYSTMFRLDGKHAVVIGCGGIGAEIVEGLAAQGARLTCLDANEEVARAAAARASAYSPADSARADVLDADGLATVAAGLGEVDVLVLTAATNVRKPVLDYTADEFERVVGLNLRGTFNAVRAFAPGMVARGSGSIIALSSIRALTVEPGQGVYAATKAGLVQLLRALAAELGPQGVRVNAVAPGVVETPLTEQIRADEAWGRAYADKSALGRWARPEELVGAVVYLAGDAASFVTGSQLLVDGGWTAIDGRFTPPFG encoded by the coding sequence GTGGACTACAGCACCATGTTCCGACTCGACGGCAAGCACGCGGTGGTGATCGGCTGCGGTGGGATCGGCGCCGAGATCGTGGAGGGCCTGGCCGCCCAGGGGGCGCGGCTGACCTGCCTGGACGCGAACGAGGAGGTGGCGCGGGCCGCGGCCGCCCGCGCCTCGGCATACTCCCCGGCGGACTCGGCCCGCGCGGACGTGCTGGACGCGGACGGTCTGGCCACCGTCGCGGCGGGCCTGGGCGAGGTGGACGTCCTGGTGCTCACGGCGGCCACCAACGTGCGCAAACCGGTCCTGGACTACACGGCAGACGAGTTTGAGCGGGTGGTCGGTCTGAACCTGCGCGGCACGTTCAACGCGGTCCGCGCCTTCGCGCCCGGGATGGTCGCGCGGGGGAGCGGCTCGATCATCGCGCTGAGCTCGATCCGGGCGCTGACCGTGGAGCCGGGCCAGGGGGTGTATGCCGCCACGAAGGCTGGCCTGGTCCAGCTCCTGCGCGCACTGGCGGCGGAGCTCGGGCCCCAGGGAGTGCGGGTCAACGCGGTCGCCCCCGGCGTCGTCGAGACGCCGCTGACCGAGCAGATCCGGGCGGACGAGGCGTGGGGGCGGGCGTATGCCGACAAGAGCGCCCTCGGTCGCTGGGCCCGGCCGGAGGAGCTGGTCGGAGCGGTGGTCTATCTGGCTGGGGATGCTGCGAGCTTCGTGACCGGCAGCCAGCTCCTGGTTGATGGTGGCTGGACCGCGATCGACGGGCGGTTCACGCCGCCGTTCGGGTGA